From a single Armatimonadota bacterium genomic region:
- a CDS encoding sodium/proton-translocating pyrophosphatase codes for MMGGMNNPIQTTKVVSLEQIRKENFDNMRKVQTELAAKASDEQHKKVEPWEVKVEDVQTEMNKRDEALLNDVKAMIARETGKASSAIADDDVKKDKRYFSKAFGMQETEAISLLRAALQPLPDNAQQPVKLDGYTKIDFTDKNNPVLGYAMRKPADPTQPATEPEFISVGEFFGNPENQLKTFNIHYKTTPVSQPNQPAQPAREDEIWIGPISQKDYDEQMKRVKSVGGVEVKELGSEPVTLYANANGDVAAIVSGNVSAPERKLMAQGLPSFYKRPVSEVKEMAAKQATDINAPMPPQASVSLGIEQHVPVGWWLFVIAIIFGIFMAFAIERLTDYYVSLHGRPVKEVAGVSSAGPAPMIIQGFALAAESSVFSVFAIVIALLVPLYIFSPAVFGSPILSFYGIALVGLGLLTTTGYILAMDTFGPISDNAQGVFEMSGAGHDNPVGAKAVQRLDAAGNTTKALTKGFAIATAVVAAVALFHSYIESAQLTTTGLRLEVPEIFLGLLIGGAAPFLFSAFAINAVGRASFDLINEVRRQFKADPGIMKGTSKPDYGKCVAIVTEAAQKELLGPGILAIALPLAVAFGFSIGKEPVMINGVAYNLAGAQALGGFLAGAILSGQLMAVLLANSGGIWDNAKKLIEDGMYGGKGSEAHKAGVVCDTVGDPFKDTAGPALNPLIKVMNLVSLLLAPKLIQPMSNTVLTIALVICLAALSFSIWWSKRSSMSTALSSVAGTDAAPSAIEAPKPRKRLTVEEEPETENEA; via the coding sequence CCAGACCACCAAAGTGGTCTCGCTCGAGCAGATTCGCAAAGAGAACTTCGACAACATGCGCAAGGTCCAAACAGAGCTTGCGGCGAAGGCCTCTGACGAACAGCATAAGAAGGTCGAGCCTTGGGAAGTCAAGGTCGAAGACGTTCAGACCGAGATGAACAAGCGCGACGAGGCGCTCCTCAACGACGTCAAGGCGATGATTGCCAGAGAGACCGGAAAGGCCTCCAGCGCGATCGCCGACGACGACGTCAAGAAGGACAAGCGGTACTTCTCAAAGGCCTTTGGCATGCAGGAAACCGAGGCGATCTCCCTGCTTCGCGCGGCCCTGCAGCCTCTTCCCGACAACGCTCAGCAGCCGGTCAAACTTGACGGCTACACCAAGATCGACTTCACCGACAAGAATAACCCGGTACTCGGTTACGCGATGCGCAAGCCGGCTGATCCAACCCAGCCCGCAACTGAGCCGGAGTTCATCTCCGTCGGCGAGTTCTTCGGCAATCCGGAGAATCAGCTCAAGACGTTCAACATCCACTACAAGACCACTCCAGTGTCTCAGCCCAACCAGCCGGCCCAGCCCGCCAGGGAGGACGAGATTTGGATTGGCCCGATCAGCCAGAAGGACTACGACGAGCAGATGAAGCGCGTCAAGTCTGTCGGAGGCGTAGAGGTCAAAGAGCTTGGCAGCGAGCCCGTCACGCTCTATGCCAACGCCAATGGCGACGTGGCGGCGATCGTCTCCGGAAACGTCTCGGCGCCGGAGCGAAAGCTCATGGCTCAGGGCCTGCCCAGCTTCTACAAGAGGCCGGTCTCGGAAGTGAAGGAGATGGCCGCGAAGCAGGCCACCGACATAAACGCCCCCATGCCCCCGCAAGCCTCGGTGAGCTTGGGCATCGAGCAGCACGTGCCCGTCGGCTGGTGGCTGTTCGTCATCGCGATCATCTTCGGCATCTTCATGGCGTTCGCCATCGAGCGATTGACCGACTACTACGTGTCACTGCACGGCAGACCGGTGAAAGAAGTCGCCGGCGTGTCGTCAGCCGGTCCAGCGCCGATGATCATCCAGGGATTCGCCCTTGCGGCCGAATCCAGCGTGTTCAGCGTGTTTGCGATCGTCATCGCGCTGCTGGTGCCCCTTTATATCTTCAGTCCCGCGGTCTTTGGAAGCCCGATTCTGAGCTTCTACGGCATCGCGCTGGTCGGTCTTGGACTCTTGACCACAACCGGCTACATCCTGGCGATGGACACCTTCGGACCGATCTCGGACAACGCCCAGGGCGTGTTCGAGATGTCGGGAGCCGGCCACGACAACCCTGTTGGCGCGAAAGCCGTTCAGCGGCTCGATGCGGCCGGCAACACAACGAAGGCTCTTACGAAAGGCTTTGCGATCGCCACAGCGGTCGTCGCGGCCGTCGCGCTGTTCCACTCGTACATCGAATCGGCTCAGCTCACCACGACCGGACTAAGGCTGGAAGTCCCAGAGATCTTCCTCGGCCTCCTCATCGGTGGCGCGGCCCCGTTCCTGTTCAGCGCCTTTGCCATTAACGCTGTCGGACGCGCTTCGTTCGACCTGATCAATGAGGTTCGACGTCAGTTCAAGGCCGACCCCGGAATCATGAAGGGCACGAGTAAGCCGGACTACGGCAAGTGTGTGGCCATCGTGACCGAAGCGGCCCAGAAGGAGCTTCTCGGCCCGGGAATCCTGGCCATCGCGCTGCCACTTGCGGTCGCCTTCGGATTCTCGATCGGCAAAGAGCCTGTGATGATCAACGGCGTCGCCTACAATCTGGCGGGCGCCCAGGCCCTGGGCGGATTCCTCGCCGGCGCGATCCTCAGCGGCCAGCTCATGGCCGTGCTGCTCGCGAACTCGGGCGGCATTTGGGACAACGCCAAGAAGCTGATCGAGGACGGCATGTACGGCGGTAAGGGCTCGGAAGCCCACAAAGCCGGTGTCGTCTGCGACACCGTCGGCGATCCGTTCAAGGACACCGCCGGTCCCGCGCTGAACCCGCTGATCAAGGTCATGAACCTGGTCTCGCTGCTGCTTGCTCCGAAGCTGATCCAGCCGATGAGCAACACGGTGCTGACCATCGCTCTTGTGATCTGCTTGGCCGCGCTCTCGTTCTCGATCTGGTGGTCGAAGCGATCGTCGATGAGCACCGCGCTCAGCTCGGTTGCTGGAACGGACGCCGCCCCCTCTGCCATCGAGGCTCCAAAGCCTAGGAAGAGGCTGACGGTCGAAGAAGAGCCTGAGACCGAAAACGAAGCATAG